From a region of the Mus pahari chromosome 12, PAHARI_EIJ_v1.1, whole genome shotgun sequence genome:
- the LOC110329639 gene encoding olfactory receptor 1361: MNSTNQSSVTEFLLLGLSSQPQQQQQLIFLLFLIMYLATVLGNLLIILAISTDPRLHTPMYFFLSNLSFVDVCFSSTTVPKVLAIHILRNQAISFSGCLTQMYFLCVFAGMDNFLLAVMAYDRFVAICHPLHYTTKMTHQLCALLVVGSWVVANLNCLLHTLLMARLSFCGNIIPHFFCDSTPLLKLSCSDTHLNELMIHTEGTMVMVSPFVCILISYICITYAVLRVSTPRGGWRAFSTCGSHLAVVCLFYGTIISLYFNPSSSHSTRRDMAAAMMYTVVTPMLNPFIYSLRNRDMKGALRKVLTMRFPSKQ, translated from the coding sequence ATGAACAGCACCAACCAGTCGAGTGTCACTGAGTTCCTCCTCCTGGGACTCTCTAGTCAGccccagcagcaacaacagctcatcttcctgctcttcctcatcATGTACCTGGCCACTGTCCTGGGAAACCTGCTCATCATCCTGGCCATCAGCACAGACCCCCGCctgcacacccccatgtacttcttcctcagcaaCCTGTCCTTTGTGGATGTCTGCTTCTCCTCCACCACTGTCCCCAAGGTACTGGCCATTCACATACTCAGAAATCAAGCCATTTCCTTCTCTGGGTGTCTCACACAgatgtattttctctgtgtgtttgctggCATGGACAATTTCCTGCTGGctgtgatggcctatgaccgATTTGTGGCCATATGCCACCCTTTACACTACACAACAAAGATGACCCATCAGCTCTGTGCCCTTCTTGTTGTGGGATCATGGGTGGTAGCCAACCTGAATTGTCTGTTGCACACATTGCTCATGGCTCGACTATCCTTTTGTGGAAACATCATCCCCCACTTCTTCTGTGATTCAACTCCTCTCCTGAAACTCTCCTGTTCAGATACACATCTCAATGAGCTGATGATTCATACAGAAGGAACTATGGTCATGGTCAGCCCATTTGTCTGCATCCTAATCTCCTACATCTGTATCACCTATGCAGTCCTGAGAGTCTCAACCCCTAGGGGAGGATGGAGAGCCTTCTCCACCTGTGGCTCACACCTGGCTGTGGTCTGCCTCTTCTATGGCACCATAATATCCCTGTATTTCAACCCCTCATCTTCTCACTCAACTAGGAGGGACATGGCAGCTGCCATGATGTACACAGTGGTAACCCCTATGCTGAACCCTTTCATCTACAGTCTGAGGAACAGGGACATGAAAGGGGCTTTAAGGAAAGTGCTTACCATGAGATTTCCATCTAAGCAGTAA